The DNA region GGGGGAGTCCATCCTCCGCTACGGGTTGGTGCTGTTGATCTTGTGGTTTGGCGCATTCAAGTTCACGCGAGCCGAGGCCGAGGCGATTCAGCCCCTTCTCGCCAACAGCCCACTTTTGTCCTGGGTCTACGAGCTGGCGTCCATCGAGGGCGCAAGCCGCATGATCGGAAGCGCCGAGATCGCCATCGCGCTCTTGATCGCGCTTCGGCCTGTCTGGCCGAACCTTTCCTTGCTGGGAAGCCTCGGTGCCATCGGAATGTTCCTGTCGACTCTCAGTTTTCTTGTCACGACGCCTGGCATGTGGGCATGGGTGGAGGGCATTCTGGTTCCCTCCGCAGCCGGGGCGTTCATCGTGAAAGATGTCATTTTGCTTGGCGCCGCTTCCTGGACCGCTGGCGAAGCACTAACAGCTTACGAGCGACGCAAAACCGACAGGTGGGCGGGCTCATCAGTTGATTTCAGTCAATCCCGTGAGCTCGCCCGATAATCTCCGGAAATAGCTCTGGATGGTCGCTCGGTCGCGCGTCGTCCCTAGAGCGGCAACAAGAAGCAGGCGTGCTTTGAGCCCGTCGAGATCTTCGGCCGACACGACCCCCATCTCCGTGGCCTCGCGTCCGAGCGCGACTCGGCCTCCCCCGGTGCGGGTCGCGTAAACGACGACCACCTTCTTGGAGATGGCCTCCCCGACAGCCTCGGCGACCTCGGGAGGCACGTTCCCGCGGCCGAAGACCTCGACGACGATTCCTTTGGCGCCGGACTCCAGGGCATGCCGTATCAGACTTCCGTCGCTTCCCGCGACGAGCGAGACCAGAGCAACGGCAGGCTCCACGCGAGCCACCGAGAGCTCGAGCCGGCGCGCGGGACGATGGAAGAGATAGATCTGTCCGGAGTCCACCTGGCCGAGCGGCCCCACCCACGGGGAGGCGAACGCGTTGAGGGCGATCGAATGGGTCTTGCGAACGTCGCGCGCCGCGTGAAACTCGTCGTTGAGGGTCACCAGCACGCCGAGGTCGCGCACTCCCGGATGAGCGGCCAATCGGATCGCGTTCAGCAGATTGCGTGGACCATCGGTGTCGCTCTGCCGCGCGGGGCGCTGGGCGGCGGCAAACACCACGGGCCTTCCCGCGGGAACCAATAGGTCGAGCAGGAACGCCGTTTCCTCCAGCGAGTCCGTGCCGTGGGTGATGACGATTCCCGCGAGGTCGCGCCTCGTCGCGAACAGCTCGTTGACCCGCTGTGCGAGTCCGAACTGAAGCTCGGGAGTCATCCGCGAGCTACCAATGTTGGAGTAATCTTCGACGCTCACCGTCGCGACATCCGCGAGCTCGGGCAAGAGCTCCATGAGGTCCCTGGCCTTGAGCGAGCTCCCGCTCCCACCGGCGATCGTGCCTCCCGTTGCCAGAAGGTGGACGTGAGGAGGCTCCTGAGAGAGTAGAAGGGCAGTCAGCAAAAGACTGGAAAGAAGCGACATCCCTCACCTTTTATCACAAGGTTCCGCCCCTTCCTTGACAATTATTCTCACTTTCGAGAATAATTGAGCTCGTGACCGAGGCGATCTTCCACATTCTTCTGAGTCTTCGCGACGGGCCTCGCGATGCCGAAGCCATTCTCGCGCAGATGCGGGCGCTCGCTCCGAACGTCAAGCCCCCGGCACTCGCTTCTTTCTATCGCGCTTTGAAGAAGGCCTCGGCTAAGCGCTATCTCGCCGTGACGCGAATCGCCGAGTCGGGAGCTCGCGGCCGGCCTCGCCAGTTGTACCGGATCACGCGCTCGGGCCGGACCGCGCTCGAGGCCGAGGCGAGGAGGCTCGAGCGGCTGGCCATGGCGGCGCTCGAGGCACGAAAATGACGAACCTCTCGCGCCTGACGTCCCTCTTAGCCTGGTTGACGAAGATCTACTCGCCGGAGTTCCAGCGGTGGTTCGCCCACGACATGCTCACCCTCTTCGAGCTTCAGTGCGAGGAAGTCCGACGGCGAAGGGGAAGAATTGGACTCACCGCCTTTGCCGCACGCACCTTTGCCTCGGTCACCTTCTTCGGGATCGTGGACCGGCTGCCCGCCCTCATGGCCGAGGTTCGCGTCCGTCGCAAGAGGGAGGGGCCTATGTCCGCATTCGCTCACGATTTACGTCAAGGCGTTCGAACGATGACGACGAGCCCGGCCTTCGCCATCATCGCCATCCTGACGCTGGCACTCGGTATCGCCGTGAACGCGACGATATTCAGCCTCGTAAGCACTCTTCTCTTCAGCGAGCTTCCCGTCGGCGACCCCGATCGGTTCGTATTTCTATGGGGAACGAACGAAAGGGCGGGTGAGAACCGCTCCCCCCTCACTCTGAGAGAGGTCGACGAGCTCAGGAAGCATTCCGAGAGCTTCTCGGGCGTGAGTGCTCTCCTCGAAGGCTCCTTTGTTCTTACCGACGATCAGCAGGATCCGGCTCGCGTGATCGCCTTTCGGGTGACTGAGGACTTCCACGACGTGTGGGGCATCGACACGGTGGTGGGCAGACGGTTCTCTTCCGGCGACGACCGCCCTGGCGGACCTCCCGTCGTCATCCTGAGCCACGGTTTCTGGGACCGCCGCTTTGGAAGGGACCCGGGGGTCATCGGCCAGGTTCTCGAGCTCGACGGGGAGGCTCACACCGTCATCGGCGTCCTCTCTCCCCAGATCGAGTACGGAAGCATCGCGAACGTCGACGTGTGGCTGCCGCTGGGCCTCGACCTCCAGACGGCTTTGCCGGGAGAGCGCGGGTCGTTTACGACCGCTCGGCTGCGAACTGGCGTCAATGTGGAGCGCTCGCAGCTAGAGGTCGCGCTCATCGCGTCGCGACTCGAGGGGGAAGATCCGGCGCTCTACCGGGGCTGGGGGGTCCGTGTCAGCCCCATCGCCGAGGAGCTCTTGAACGAAGAGGACGAGGCGCTCGTCCTCGTGACCATATTCAGCGTCGGGTTGGTTCTGCTGATCGCCTGCGCCAACGTCGCGAACCTCTTCATGGCTCGGGCCACGTCGCGCTCTCGCGAGGTCGCGGTGCGGCTGGCGCTCGGCGCCGACCGCGGGCGGCTCGTCCGGCAGCTCATGACCGAGGGCCTCGTGCTCGCGATCGTCGCCGCCTCGCTCGGCCTGATCCTCGCTCGCGGGCTTCTGGGCGTGCTCATCGTTCTGAGCTCCGATCAGCAGTGGATCTACCGGACAGCCGATCTCGACCGCCACGTCCTCGCGTTTACGCTCGGGATCTCCCTCCTCACCCCGCTCGTCTTCGCGCTGGCACCATCGCTGCGCGCCTCCCGTACCGACGTGGCGCAAGCTCTGCGACAGGGTGGACGCTCGGGCGTTGGACGGGCCTCGCTCCGCTCGCGGGGTTTCCTCGTTGCCGCGCAGGTGGCCATGGCCCTGTCGCTCATGATCGTCACCGGGCTTCTCGTCCGCACCGCGTTTCATTTGCGACAGCTGGACCTTGGTTTCGAGACTGACGGGCTCCTCACGGTCGAGATCCGGCTTCCGGAGCGCGATTACGGTACCGAGGATTCGCGTCGACGGTTCTATGAAGAGCTGATCGTTCGAAGCGCGGCGATACCGGGTGTGACCCACGCCGCGGTCGTGAGTCATCTGCCCTTGTCTCTCGTGGGTCCCGCGCGGCCTTTTCTCGTGGAGGGTGCCGGCTCCGAAGAAGAGGAGCGTCCGAGAGCGCAGTTTCTCATCGCGAGCCCAGATTACTTCGATACGCTCGGCGTCCCCCTCGTCGGCGGACGAGCATTCCAGGACAGCGACACCGCGGCGTCGCCTCGAGTTGCGATCGTAAACAAGAAATGGACCGAGAGGTACGGGACGGATGGAGCTCCTTTGGGCACGCGAATCCGGCTTGCCGAAGAGGAGGGCTCTCCCTGGGTCGAGGTGGTTGGTGTGGTCGGGGATGTGATCGACGTGGACATCGCCGAGGCGAGCGGTGTGAAAGAGCTGAGCGTCCCTCAGGTCTACTTGCCTCTCGCCCAGGCACCGATTGCGAGGATGTCCCACGTTCTTCGAACCGAAGCGCATGAAGCGACGCTCGCCGGTGCCGTTCGAGCGAACATCCGTGCCATAGACCCGGATCTGGTCGTCGTGGAGACCCGGACCATGAAGGAGATGAGCGAGGAGATCTATGCGAGCTCCAATCCCATCCTCGTGCTCTTCCTCGTCTTTGCCGCCTTCGCGCTACTGATGGCGTCGATGGGAATCTACGGCGTCACGTCCTACGCCGTGAGCCAGCGAGAGCAGGAGATCGGAATACGGATCGCGCTCGGGGCGAGCCGACACGACGTTTCTCGCATGATCGTTCGCCAGGGCGGTCGTCTGGTTCTGGCGGGTGGGGTCTGCGGCCTCGCGCTCGCTTGGCTCCTCGGCCGGCTGCTCGCCGCGACTCTCATCGGCGTCAGCCCGGTGGACCCGCTCACATTCTTGACGGTGCCCGTCGTGCTCGTACTCGTTGCCTTTCTCGCCAACTACGTGCCGGCGCTGCGGGCGACGCGGGTCGACCCGATCACCGCGTTGCGAGCCGAGTAAACACTGCGCTCGAAAGTGCGCTCAGAACGGAGTGGCACACCGCCTCGCGGATCTCCGGCAAGTCGTGAAAATTTCCCAGGTAGAGCTCCGCCCAGAGCAGGGTGCTGTCGGCCAATCGGACGAGTCGCGCCGACAGCCGCAGTTCGTCGTCGACCAGGGAGAGGTCCGCATCGAGAACGAAATCGGCGTGAACCCGGTTGCCGAGAGCGAGCGCGTCGCGGTCGAGGCCGCGGGAGCGCTCGTTGGAGGCGACGGGCACCACATCGATCTCGGGCCACACGGCGAATTCCACTACGAGCGCGTCGGTCCAGTCACCCACGAGATGATCTCCGGATGCGAGGGGAAGCACGGCGAGGCGAGTGGGCTTCAGCGTGTCTACGATCGATGGCGGTTTGAGAGTCGAAGCCTGCCGGCTCTGCGCGAGATAGGCCCAACCCGC from Vicinamibacteria bacterium includes:
- a CDS encoding DUF417 family protein, whose translation is GESILRYGLVLLILWFGAFKFTRAEAEAIQPLLANSPLLSWVYELASIEGASRMIGSAEIAIALLIALRPVWPNLSLLGSLGAIGMFLSTLSFLVTTPGMWAWVEGILVPSAAGAFIVKDVILLGAASWTAGEALTAYERRKTDRWAGSSVDFSQSRELAR
- a CDS encoding helix-turn-helix transcriptional regulator encodes the protein MTEAIFHILLSLRDGPRDAEAILAQMRALAPNVKPPALASFYRALKKASAKRYLAVTRIAESGARGRPRQLYRITRSGRTALEAEARRLERLAMAALEARK
- a CDS encoding ABC transporter permease; its protein translation is MTNLSRLTSLLAWLTKIYSPEFQRWFAHDMLTLFELQCEEVRRRRGRIGLTAFAARTFASVTFFGIVDRLPALMAEVRVRRKREGPMSAFAHDLRQGVRTMTTSPAFAIIAILTLALGIAVNATIFSLVSTLLFSELPVGDPDRFVFLWGTNERAGENRSPLTLREVDELRKHSESFSGVSALLEGSFVLTDDQQDPARVIAFRVTEDFHDVWGIDTVVGRRFSSGDDRPGGPPVVILSHGFWDRRFGRDPGVIGQVLELDGEAHTVIGVLSPQIEYGSIANVDVWLPLGLDLQTALPGERGSFTTARLRTGVNVERSQLEVALIASRLEGEDPALYRGWGVRVSPIAEELLNEEDEALVLVTIFSVGLVLLIACANVANLFMARATSRSREVAVRLALGADRGRLVRQLMTEGLVLAIVAASLGLILARGLLGVLIVLSSDQQWIYRTADLDRHVLAFTLGISLLTPLVFALAPSLRASRTDVAQALRQGGRSGVGRASLRSRGFLVAAQVAMALSLMIVTGLLVRTAFHLRQLDLGFETDGLLTVEIRLPERDYGTEDSRRRFYEELIVRSAAIPGVTHAAVVSHLPLSLVGPARPFLVEGAGSEEEERPRAQFLIASPDYFDTLGVPLVGGRAFQDSDTAASPRVAIVNKKWTERYGTDGAPLGTRIRLAEEEGSPWVEVVGVVGDVIDVDIAEASGVKELSVPQVYLPLAQAPIARMSHVLRTEAHEATLAGAVRANIRAIDPDLVVVETRTMKEMSEEIYASSNPILVLFLVFAAFALLMASMGIYGVTSYAVSQREQEIGIRIALGASRHDVSRMIVRQGGRLVLAGGVCGLALAWLLGRLLAATLIGVSPVDPLTFLTVPVVLVLVAFLANYVPALRATRVDPITALRAE
- a CDS encoding asparaginase; the encoded protein is MSLLSSLLLTALLLSQEPPHVHLLATGGTIAGGSGSSLKARDLMELLPELADVATVSVEDYSNIGSSRMTPELQFGLAQRVNELFATRRDLAGIVITHGTDSLEETAFLLDLLVPAGRPVVFAAAQRPARQSDTDGPRNLLNAIRLAAHPGVRDLGVLVTLNDEFHAARDVRKTHSIALNAFASPWVGPLGQVDSGQIYLFHRPARRLELSVARVEPAVALVSLVAGSDGSLIRHALESGAKGIVVEVFGRGNVPPEVAEAVGEAISKKVVVVYATRTGGGRVALGREATEMGVVSAEDLDGLKARLLLVAALGTTRDRATIQSYFRRLSGELTGLTEIN